In Vibrio alfacsensis, the following proteins share a genomic window:
- a CDS encoding YitT family protein, with protein MDKDHSLRENLLALTLGSALVSLGVIFFNKVGLLTGGTAGLAIFLTKISDFSFGQVFFALNLPFYILSVMRMDWRFTINTFIAVSIVSFAVDHLHHVIEISRIEPVYAALLGGGLIGMGMLVIFRHKMSLGGFNILALYLQERFGIRAGKVQMGLDCTIVVMSLFIVDVYLIALSVLGAIATNLILAMNHKPGRYQPKPQAV; from the coding sequence ATGGATAAAGATCATAGCCTTAGAGAGAACCTCTTAGCGCTGACGCTCGGTAGCGCGTTGGTGTCACTTGGGGTTATCTTCTTCAACAAGGTGGGACTACTTACTGGCGGTACAGCGGGGTTGGCAATCTTCCTCACCAAAATCAGCGATTTCAGTTTTGGTCAGGTGTTCTTCGCACTGAACCTACCTTTCTACATTCTGTCTGTAATGCGCATGGATTGGCGCTTTACCATCAACACTTTTATCGCCGTTTCGATCGTTTCTTTTGCGGTGGACCACCTACACCATGTGATTGAGATTTCTCGTATTGAACCAGTGTATGCCGCCCTACTTGGTGGCGGACTGATTGGCATGGGCATGCTCGTCATATTCCGCCATAAGATGAGTTTGGGTGGATTCAATATCTTGGCACTCTACCTCCAAGAACGCTTTGGCATCCGAGCAGGAAAAGTACAAATGGGGCTCGATTGCACTATCGTGGTCATGTCACTGTTTATAGTAGATGTTTACTTAATTGCACTGTCCGTACTTGGTGCGATCGCGACCAACTTAATATTAGCGATGAACCACAAACCTGGGCGCTATCAGCCGAAGCCACAGGCTGTTTAA
- a CDS encoding TetR/AcrR family transcriptional regulator: MNKGKVTKELILQRAFQLASENGLESLTIGELAKQCGMSKSGLFAHFNSKLNLQLSVLEFANQVFAERVIAPARELGDSNIERKLRGLLDTWMTWNHSFQGSCMFLDAWNDTADEDCMLQAALRKSIDTWLNYLEIQFKKGKENQEFVADLDTRQATFDLYGQYLSAHVFYSIKGKEESQRLFWQGIDNLFLRCKR, from the coding sequence ATGAACAAAGGAAAAGTAACCAAAGAGCTAATTCTGCAACGTGCATTTCAGCTTGCGAGTGAAAACGGCTTAGAGAGCCTTACTATTGGTGAGCTAGCCAAGCAGTGTGGTATGTCGAAAAGCGGTTTATTTGCTCACTTCAATTCCAAACTGAATCTTCAGCTATCGGTGTTGGAGTTTGCCAATCAGGTCTTCGCAGAGCGTGTTATTGCGCCTGCGCGTGAGCTCGGTGACAGTAACATTGAACGTAAACTACGTGGTTTGTTGGACACTTGGATGACGTGGAATCACTCATTTCAAGGCAGTTGTATGTTCTTAGACGCATGGAATGATACGGCTGACGAAGATTGTATGTTGCAAGCTGCATTACGTAAATCGATTGATACTTGGTTGAATTACCTAGAAATTCAGTTCAAGAAAGGCAAAGAAAACCAAGAGTTTGTCGCGGATTTAGATACGAGACAAGCAACCTTTGATTTGTACGGGCAGTATTTAAGTGCGCACGTGTTTTATTCAATCAAAGGTAAAGAGGAGAGCCAGAGGTTGTTCTGGCAAGGCATCGATAACTTGTTTCTTCGATGCAAGCGCTAG
- a CDS encoding acyltransferase, with translation MATTNKIASLEFSRIIAMIAIVGLHCQMALTYWQWDGVPWLGYMLNQLARFAVPLFFLISGYLIQPKLSDNPIETLKNYAQPLLKIWLVWSAICLLVPFRWQAVAESGYLVERQAYWDYLMLNPFNSLLEGGLVHLWFIPALVIAVAIIAFLVHIGMAQLLLPTAVLLYLYGVFAGSYITITELPTPFFTRNGPFFSTLLVVLGYLVRAHQWQWSRNNTIRVILAGMALHFGEAYYLINYDIAFNSHDFLFGTVIWALGVFMWLLAHPNFGNMPWVFKWSPSILGIYVSHLLVIIMMMNVAGMLGLNQLAKDAFIYPATIIVTLLLVKGIEATPLKSFYFASYYFSNY, from the coding sequence ATGGCAACGACAAATAAAATTGCCAGTTTAGAATTTTCCCGCATCATCGCGATGATTGCGATCGTCGGTCTTCACTGCCAAATGGCACTCACCTATTGGCAATGGGATGGCGTTCCTTGGCTCGGATATATGCTCAACCAATTGGCTCGCTTTGCTGTTCCTTTGTTTTTTCTTATCTCTGGTTATTTAATCCAGCCAAAACTTAGTGACAATCCAATAGAAACACTCAAAAACTATGCTCAGCCTCTACTTAAAATCTGGCTAGTCTGGAGCGCAATTTGTTTGCTCGTGCCGTTTCGTTGGCAAGCCGTGGCAGAGTCTGGTTACCTTGTCGAGCGACAAGCATACTGGGACTACTTGATGTTAAACCCGTTCAACTCACTCTTAGAGGGGGGGTTAGTACATTTGTGGTTTATTCCTGCACTTGTCATTGCGGTAGCGATAATCGCATTTCTGGTTCATATCGGCATGGCGCAGTTGCTACTCCCGACCGCAGTACTACTTTATCTCTACGGCGTGTTCGCAGGCAGTTACATCACGATCACGGAACTGCCAACGCCATTCTTTACCCGTAATGGCCCATTTTTTAGCACCTTATTAGTGGTATTAGGCTATTTAGTAAGAGCACATCAATGGCAGTGGTCGCGTAACAATACCATTCGCGTCATTCTTGCGGGCATGGCACTCCATTTTGGTGAAGCGTATTACCTGATAAATTACGACATTGCCTTTAACTCTCACGACTTTTTGTTTGGCACTGTGATTTGGGCACTTGGCGTATTCATGTGGCTATTGGCTCATCCAAATTTTGGCAATATGCCTTGGGTCTTCAAATGGTCACCAAGTATCTTGGGAATTTACGTGAGTCACTTATTGGTGATCATCATGATGATGAACGTCGCTGGTATGCTTGGGCTAAACCAGCTCGCAAAAGATGCATTTATCTACCCAGCCACCATCATCGTCACCCTACTGCTTGTAAAGGGTATTGAAGCAACGCCGTTGAAAAGCTTCTACTTCGCTAGTTATTACTTTTCTAACTATTGA
- the nhaD gene encoding sodium:proton antiporter NhaD has protein sequence MSIYPIVAFCCLFVSSSSFAATSSDLNLINSTVGYAALILFTIAYILVMLEEYLQMRKSKPVLLAAGLIWILIGYTFAQHNQAEIAKAALEHNLLEYAELLLFLLVAMTYINAMEERRLFDALQAWMVGKGFNFKKLFWITGGLAFVISPIADNLTTALLMCAVVMKVSGDNPRFVNLACINIVIAANAGGAFSPFGDITTLMVWQAGHVNFIEFLPLFVPSLINYLIPAFIIAMFVPNAKPNTVHEHIELKRGARRIVGLFILTIATAVSFHAVLHFPPVIGMMMGLAYLQFFGYFLRKTLKHSLAKKAAMAIANGDDYALKRLGSVVPFDVFNRISRAEWDTLLFFYGVVMCVGGLSLLGYLGLVSNVMYTEWNPIWANVMVGILSAIVDNIPVMFAVLTMEPSMSMGNWLLVTLTAGVGGSLLSIGSAAGVALMGAARGQYTFFGHLKWAPVIALGYIASIAAHLWMNGSLFT, from the coding sequence ATGTCAATCTATCCTATTGTCGCTTTTTGCTGTTTGTTCGTTTCAAGTTCGAGCTTTGCAGCGACCTCAAGTGACCTCAACCTTATCAATTCAACCGTCGGTTATGCCGCACTCATACTCTTTACGATTGCCTATATCTTGGTAATGCTTGAAGAGTACTTACAAATGCGTAAGTCAAAACCGGTATTGCTTGCTGCGGGGTTAATATGGATTCTGATTGGCTACACATTCGCTCAACACAACCAAGCTGAAATAGCCAAAGCGGCACTAGAACATAACTTACTCGAATACGCGGAGCTGCTGTTGTTCCTACTCGTCGCGATGACGTACATCAATGCGATGGAAGAGCGTCGGCTGTTTGATGCTCTGCAGGCTTGGATGGTAGGAAAAGGCTTCAATTTCAAAAAACTATTTTGGATAACAGGAGGACTGGCGTTTGTTATCTCACCTATCGCAGATAACCTAACAACAGCACTGTTAATGTGTGCGGTGGTGATGAAAGTCTCTGGCGACAACCCTCGTTTCGTCAACCTTGCTTGCATCAACATCGTGATTGCAGCCAACGCCGGCGGTGCGTTCAGTCCATTTGGTGATATTACTACTCTGATGGTTTGGCAAGCCGGGCACGTCAACTTTATTGAGTTTCTCCCTCTTTTTGTGCCATCACTGATCAACTACCTCATTCCTGCATTCATTATAGCGATGTTTGTCCCCAATGCTAAACCCAACACTGTTCACGAGCACATCGAGCTAAAACGAGGGGCACGACGCATCGTCGGTCTGTTCATCCTCACTATAGCAACGGCGGTTTCTTTCCATGCTGTGCTTCACTTCCCTCCTGTGATCGGCATGATGATGGGGTTGGCGTACTTACAATTCTTTGGTTACTTCCTACGGAAAACCCTCAAACACTCACTGGCGAAAAAAGCGGCCATGGCGATTGCTAATGGGGATGATTACGCGTTGAAACGACTAGGCTCGGTAGTGCCATTTGACGTCTTCAATCGTATATCTCGTGCCGAGTGGGATACTCTGCTGTTCTTCTATGGCGTGGTAATGTGTGTCGGTGGGCTTAGTCTACTTGGCTACCTCGGATTGGTTTCTAACGTGATGTATACCGAGTGGAACCCTATTTGGGCCAACGTGATGGTCGGTATTCTCTCAGCCATCGTCGATAATATTCCCGTCATGTTTGCCGTATTAACCATGGAGCCGAGCATGTCAATGGGCAACTGGTTACTCGTTACTTTAACCGCAGGGGTTGGCGGTAGCTTACTGTCTATTGGTTCGGCAGCAGGTGTTGCGTTAATGGGGGCGGCAAGAGGACAATACACGTTCTTTGGCCATCTAAAGTGGGCACCTGTGATTGCACTTGGGTATATCGCCAGCATTGCTGCGCATCTATGGATGAATGGTAGCCTATTCACTTAG